A portion of the Paenibacillus hamazuiensis genome contains these proteins:
- a CDS encoding extracellular solute-binding protein: MKIMKKSAAVTLAAALVIVSACSSAKPAEGPQAAGDNAPKDKGAAGAPAAAADPFGKYESTVTINIGKEINPSDKTLPPGDSSENNQYTRYVKEQLNIETKNAWQAATGKDYDQKVNLSIASNDLPDAMIVNDTQLRQMLKAGQLADLTDVFNKYASPAIKSIMNSTQGLAQKAVTFNGKMMAIPNVTTESDMVHIMWIRKDWLDKLGLEPPKTIDDLEKVAKAFVEQDPDGNGKADTIGITGPQSGGLIHANFIAPNNNNYGFDPVFSAYHAYPGFWLKGSDSKAVYGSILPETKQALAKLQDLYKKGLIDKEMSVRKDASEPIKSGKSGIWFGMWWAGYGALGDAIKNDPKANWQAYAVPLDASGEFTPHMGTPSNKFLVVRKGYEHPEAALKMINLLLRDESKLDVKVSLDNYPLRLVYAPMDEMDVTYKMLKEVLAGTKKPEELDLPGYKLLKADAQNVKKVKLEPYDKYDIQYWDPMADLGVWKRMYSTFVGVGALQKPFKKTYSLTYSQTKTMESKWATLDKLEKEAFLKIIMGAAPVDSFDQFVQEWKKQGGDQITAEVDEMAKQ, translated from the coding sequence ATGAAAATAATGAAAAAAAGCGCAGCGGTTACGCTTGCCGCCGCACTGGTCATCGTATCCGCTTGCAGCAGCGCGAAGCCTGCGGAAGGGCCTCAGGCGGCCGGCGACAATGCCCCCAAGGACAAAGGAGCGGCCGGCGCTCCGGCAGCAGCGGCAGACCCGTTCGGCAAATATGAGAGCACGGTGACGATCAACATCGGCAAGGAGATCAACCCGTCCGACAAAACGCTGCCGCCGGGCGACAGCTCGGAAAACAACCAATACACCCGCTACGTGAAGGAGCAGCTGAACATCGAGACGAAAAACGCCTGGCAGGCGGCGACCGGCAAAGATTACGACCAGAAGGTCAATCTGTCGATCGCAAGCAACGATCTGCCGGATGCGATGATCGTCAACGACACGCAGCTGCGGCAAATGCTGAAGGCCGGCCAGCTCGCCGATTTGACCGACGTGTTCAACAAATACGCCTCTCCGGCGATCAAGAGCATCATGAACTCTACCCAGGGGTTGGCGCAGAAAGCCGTTACGTTTAACGGAAAAATGATGGCGATCCCCAACGTCACCACTGAATCGGACATGGTGCATATCATGTGGATCCGCAAAGATTGGCTTGACAAGCTCGGTCTGGAGCCTCCGAAAACGATCGACGACCTGGAGAAGGTGGCCAAGGCATTTGTCGAGCAAGACCCGGACGGCAACGGCAAAGCCGATACGATCGGCATTACCGGACCGCAGTCCGGCGGACTGATTCATGCGAACTTCATCGCTCCGAACAACAACAACTACGGCTTTGACCCGGTTTTTTCCGCGTACCACGCGTATCCGGGATTTTGGCTGAAGGGAAGCGACAGCAAAGCGGTGTACGGCTCGATTTTGCCGGAGACGAAGCAGGCGCTCGCCAAGCTGCAGGATTTGTATAAAAAAGGGCTGATCGACAAGGAAATGAGCGTGCGCAAGGATGCGTCGGAGCCGATCAAGAGCGGCAAATCCGGGATCTGGTTCGGCATGTGGTGGGCCGGCTACGGGGCGCTCGGCGATGCGATCAAAAACGACCCGAAGGCGAACTGGCAGGCCTATGCGGTGCCGCTGGACGCGAGCGGCGAATTTACACCGCATATGGGAACGCCGTCCAACAAGTTCCTTGTTGTCCGAAAAGGCTACGAGCATCCGGAAGCGGCGCTGAAAATGATCAATTTGCTGCTGAGGGACGAGTCGAAACTGGACGTGAAGGTATCGCTAGACAACTATCCGCTGCGGCTTGTGTACGCACCGATGGACGAGATGGACGTCACGTATAAAATGCTGAAGGAAGTGCTTGCCGGAACGAAAAAGCCGGAGGAGCTCGATCTGCCGGGCTACAAGCTGCTCAAGGCCGATGCGCAAAACGTCAAGAAGGTCAAGCTCGAGCCTTACGACAAATACGATATCCAGTATTGGGACCCAATGGCCGACCTGGGCGTCTGGAAGCGGATGTACTCCACGTTCGTGGGCGTAGGAGCGCTCCAGAAGCCGTTCAAGAAAACGTACAGCCTCACTTACTCGCAAACGAAGACGATGGAAAGCAAATGGGCTACGCTCGACAAGCTGGAGAAGGAAGCTTTCCTGAAAATCATCATGGGCGCGGCTCCTGTCGATTCGTTCGATCAATTCGTGCAGGAGTGGAAAAAACAGGGCGGAGACCAGATCACGGCGGAAGTGGACGAAATGGCGAAGCAGTAA
- a CDS encoding response regulator, giving the protein MLKVLVVDDDKLVRKGLISAMPWERFGMQVVGEANNGRKALEFIESADVDLLLTDLAMPVMSGIELMREVRVRFPGVHIVVLTLHQDFEYVQEALRLGAVDYIAKVELEQEVFDEVLERISRRIRELEGGRKAGRGDEGGEAAANETDRAGGHPDERAREEQERPAFYERRANEAGSRVPADDVEAALGLQDPEEGVKRLRSEWTSYGWIHQDAAYDRLTGLLHALRLPQPRLIGLLYSLADHWNRLFQPVYGAAIELGEPFDYWYEAEEWLRRVRETLRRAMGKSAFSQEVFEAVMKAVDLIHEEAHTPLTAADVAKRVNMSRSYFSQCFKDIVGSTFNDYIRHVRMDKAKNYLLQTSKPIHWIAEHTGYSDEKYFSRTFREHTGLLPSEYRQTFRTGGESSAK; this is encoded by the coding sequence ATGCTTAAAGTGCTTGTTGTCGATGACGATAAACTGGTCCGTAAAGGCCTTATTTCCGCTATGCCCTGGGAGAGGTTCGGCATGCAGGTCGTCGGTGAGGCGAATAACGGCCGGAAAGCGCTGGAATTCATCGAATCGGCCGATGTCGACCTGCTGCTGACCGATCTGGCGATGCCGGTCATGTCGGGCATCGAGCTGATGCGGGAGGTGCGCGTCCGGTTCCCGGGCGTACACATCGTCGTGCTGACCTTGCACCAGGATTTTGAATACGTGCAGGAAGCGCTGAGGCTCGGGGCTGTCGATTATATCGCCAAGGTGGAGCTTGAGCAGGAAGTGTTCGACGAAGTGCTGGAGCGCATTTCCCGCCGCATTCGCGAGCTGGAAGGCGGGCGGAAAGCCGGTCGCGGCGATGAAGGCGGGGAAGCGGCCGCAAACGAAACGGACCGGGCGGGTGGGCACCCGGACGAACGGGCGCGGGAGGAGCAGGAAAGGCCCGCTTTTTACGAGCGCCGTGCGAATGAAGCCGGGAGCCGTGTTCCGGCAGACGATGTCGAGGCCGCTCTCGGGCTGCAGGATCCGGAGGAAGGCGTAAAGCGGCTGAGGAGCGAATGGACCTCCTACGGCTGGATTCATCAGGACGCGGCGTATGACAGGCTTACCGGACTCCTGCATGCGCTGAGGCTGCCGCAGCCCCGTCTGATCGGGCTGCTGTATTCGCTCGCCGACCATTGGAACCGGCTGTTTCAGCCCGTTTACGGCGCGGCCATCGAGCTCGGCGAACCGTTCGATTATTGGTACGAGGCGGAGGAATGGCTTCGCCGCGTCAGGGAAACGCTGCGGCGGGCGATGGGGAAGTCGGCCTTTTCGCAGGAAGTGTTCGAAGCGGTGATGAAGGCCGTCGACCTGATCCACGAAGAGGCGCATACGCCGCTGACGGCCGCCGACGTGGCGAAGCGGGTGAACATGAGCCGCAGCTATTTCAGCCAATGCTTCAAAGATATCGTCGGCAGCACCTTCAACGATTACATCCGCCATGTCCGAATGGACAAAGCGAAAAATTATTTGCTGCAAACAAGCAAGCCGATCCATTGGATCGCCGAGCATACCGGTTATTCGGACGAAAAATATTTCAGCCGCACGTTTCGCGAGCATACGGGCCTGCTGCCCAGCGAATACAGGCAGACGTTTCGCACCGGGGGAGAATCGTCCGCCAAATAG
- a CDS encoding sensor histidine kinase, which translates to MQAAKKRGFSIYEYLTLRRRIFIIFLCSTLIPFLIIGLISYYAIYSILTNKIHTGIQSNLKQVELSLENTIGNLNHVSQQLAEGGTFGKKLDQLLSEQEPYWRSYLTDELKNELSILTFTNPSIGLTFYYFQKEDRYDFENLGVKEGFSAKKLPLLAQYYRISYYGPHISNNRFDNGYVLSALRQVDLPERDDVYVYIESSFKLTQNILSNDQFGSALSHIILDNGGRIAYSELPAVFPQDTVAGDFMSGGKSGVHGDYYWFKETSNQGWSVITVIPKTDYNKEMNRWLTQILLFSLLFLPVSVLLAWLLWKMVYRPLNDFNREIKLMSQNRQQTAAVRTKIPEFDYLLNQFRQMKKQIWELFAEVEQKEKRRIDLEVEKLLYQINPHFLMNSLDTVHWLAVMNGQQEIDRLVQSLNKLLYYNLGKLGQSSTVQEEIDALRQYLTLQQIRYDFQFDVRIHVDDDVLKVPIPRFILQPLVENSLYHGLNDDGYIQVDVRLNGSVIEVSIRDNGAGMSEETIHNLLHSREAEGRKVGMGIGMNYVKRMIESQYGERGKLSIESAVGQGTSIYLQIPISEVEAAHA; encoded by the coding sequence ATGCAGGCGGCAAAAAAACGCGGCTTTTCGATTTACGAATATTTGACGCTGAGGCGGAGAATTTTCATCATTTTTTTGTGCAGCACGCTCATCCCGTTTCTGATCATCGGGCTCATCTCCTATTATGCGATTTACTCCATCCTGACGAATAAGATACATACCGGCATCCAGAGCAATTTGAAGCAGGTCGAGCTGTCGCTGGAAAATACGATCGGCAACCTCAATCACGTATCCCAACAGCTCGCGGAAGGCGGCACGTTCGGCAAAAAGCTGGACCAGCTGCTCTCCGAACAAGAGCCGTATTGGCGGTCCTATCTGACCGACGAACTGAAAAATGAGCTGAGCATTCTCACCTTCACGAACCCGTCCATCGGCTTGACGTTTTATTATTTTCAGAAGGAAGACCGTTACGACTTTGAAAATCTCGGGGTGAAGGAAGGCTTTTCGGCGAAAAAGCTGCCCTTGCTGGCGCAGTATTACCGCATCTCCTATTACGGTCCGCATATTTCGAACAACCGCTTCGACAACGGGTACGTGCTGTCCGCTTTGCGGCAGGTCGATTTGCCGGAGCGCGACGACGTATACGTCTATATCGAATCCAGCTTCAAGCTTACGCAAAACATTCTCAGCAACGATCAGTTCGGCAGCGCGCTGTCGCATATCATCTTGGACAACGGCGGGAGAATCGCCTACAGCGAGCTTCCGGCCGTGTTCCCGCAGGATACGGTGGCGGGCGATTTTATGTCCGGCGGCAAGTCCGGGGTCCATGGGGATTACTACTGGTTTAAGGAAACCAGCAATCAAGGCTGGAGCGTCATCACAGTCATTCCGAAAACGGATTATAACAAAGAAATGAACCGCTGGCTTACCCAGATCCTATTGTTTTCGCTGCTGTTTCTCCCCGTCAGCGTGCTGCTGGCCTGGCTGCTGTGGAAAATGGTGTACAGGCCGCTCAACGATTTTAACCGGGAAATCAAGCTCATGTCGCAAAACAGGCAGCAAACGGCAGCCGTCCGCACGAAAATTCCCGAGTTCGACTACTTGTTAAACCAGTTCCGGCAGATGAAAAAGCAAATTTGGGAGCTGTTTGCGGAGGTGGAGCAAAAGGAGAAGCGCCGGATCGACCTGGAGGTCGAGAAACTGCTGTATCAGATCAATCCGCATTTTCTGATGAACTCGCTCGACACGGTGCATTGGCTTGCCGTCATGAACGGCCAGCAGGAGATCGACCGGCTAGTGCAGTCGCTCAACAAGCTGCTTTATTACAATCTGGGCAAGCTCGGGCAAAGCTCCACCGTGCAGGAAGAAATCGATGCACTGAGGCAGTATTTGACCTTGCAGCAAATCCGCTACGATTTCCAGTTTGACGTGCGGATTCATGTGGACGACGATGTGCTCAAGGTGCCGATACCGCGGTTTATTTTGCAGCCGCTTGTGGAAAATTCGCTGTATCACGGCTTGAATGATGACGGTTACATTCAGGTCGACGTCAGGTTGAACGGTTCCGTGATCGAAGTGTCGATTCGCGATAACGGCGCCGGCATGTCGGAGGAGACGATCCACAACCTGCTGCACAGCAGAGAAGCGGAGGGCCGCAAAGTCGGCATGGGCATCGGGATGAACTACGTGAAAAGAATGATTGAAAGCCAGTACGGCGAACGGGGAAAGCTGAGCATCGAAAGCGCCGTCGGCCAAGGAACGTCGATTTATTTGCAAATTCCGATTTCGGAGGTGGAAGCGGCGCATGCTTAA
- a CDS encoding LysM peptidoglycan-binding domain-containing protein, which produces MFIYTVRSGESLYSIAHKYRVSLEAVQSVNQLPAGTLVPGQDLIIPTNHYIVQPGDSLYLIARMSYLSIQTIMTANGLNSYALTVGQRIYLPPRSKAIADNLSFIVPTEPSEVEALIRTYQSVSTYIAVFDYHISAEGELSQLDDTFVIRTLRSHRIVPLATVTNLTAAGFSAELASTVLNDAARRSRLVERIYRLMTNKHYGGVMIDFERVKGEDRETFTEFLRLLARRLKEGGYVTAVAVPPKTREDIPWMLGYDYRGIGAAVDLVFIMAYDWHEISTPPGPVAPIGAVRQTLGFAIERMDRRKILLGLPRYGYDWAAPFTNPANNRAVSVQTAIQLAFRHRVPISYSVRDEQAYFSYRNGQGRLHQVWFENIRGRAAKLDLAVRLRIRGGGSWQLGLEFPQSSYLVNAFVQARKLI; this is translated from the coding sequence ATGTTCATTTATACGGTAAGATCAGGGGAATCCCTATATTCCATTGCACATAAATACCGCGTTTCACTCGAGGCTGTCCAATCCGTCAACCAGCTGCCGGCCGGAACGCTCGTTCCCGGCCAAGATCTGATCATCCCGACGAACCATTATATCGTGCAGCCTGGAGATTCGTTATATCTTATCGCCAGAATGAGCTACCTCTCCATTCAAACTATCATGACCGCGAACGGATTGAATTCATACGCCTTAACGGTCGGCCAGCGGATTTACTTGCCGCCGCGGTCTAAAGCAATCGCGGATAATCTCAGCTTTATCGTCCCCACGGAACCGTCCGAAGTGGAGGCACTCATTCGAACGTATCAATCGGTTTCTACTTATATCGCCGTGTTCGACTATCATATCTCGGCGGAGGGTGAGCTTAGCCAGTTGGACGATACGTTCGTGATCCGGACTTTGCGGAGCCATCGCATTGTGCCGCTGGCCACAGTCACCAACCTGACGGCGGCCGGTTTCAGTGCGGAACTGGCGAGCACGGTATTGAACGATGCCGCGCGCAGAAGCCGCTTGGTGGAACGCATTTACCGTCTTATGACAAACAAGCATTATGGCGGAGTGATGATCGATTTTGAAAGGGTAAAAGGAGAGGATCGGGAGACATTCACGGAGTTTCTGCGGCTTCTTGCCCGCCGGCTGAAAGAGGGAGGGTATGTGACCGCCGTCGCGGTGCCTCCGAAGACACGGGAGGATATTCCGTGGATGCTGGGCTACGATTACAGGGGAATTGGCGCTGCCGTCGACCTGGTGTTTATTATGGCGTACGACTGGCACGAGATCAGCACTCCGCCCGGGCCGGTCGCGCCAATCGGCGCGGTCCGTCAAACTCTGGGTTTTGCGATCGAGCGCATGGACCGGCGCAAAATATTGCTTGGTTTGCCAAGGTACGGCTACGACTGGGCGGCTCCGTTCACGAACCCGGCAAATAACCGGGCCGTATCCGTACAAACGGCCATTCAGCTTGCCTTCCGGCACCGTGTTCCGATCAGCTATTCGGTGAGGGACGAACAAGCTTATTTCTCCTATCGAAACGGGCAAGGCAGGCTGCATCAGGTTTGGTTTGAGAATATCAGAGGGCGGGCGGCCAAGCTCGATCTGGCGGTACGTCTGCGCATTCGCGGGGGAGGTTCGTGGCAGCTCGGGCTGGAGTTTCCGCAGTCGAGTTATCTCGTCAACGCCTTTGTTCAAGCCCGCAAGCTGATTTGA
- a CDS encoding response regulator transcription factor: MLFRKAGLDWQRALKSFHTNAGDERKAALLKQFTVREREVIECVISGGSNAEVASRLFISEVTVKKHLRSIYAKLGISTRTQLVSKIMAES; this comes from the coding sequence ATGCTGTTTCGGAAAGCGGGGCTTGATTGGCAGCGGGCTTTGAAATCCTTCCACACTAATGCCGGCGACGAGCGGAAAGCGGCTTTGCTCAAGCAGTTTACGGTTCGCGAGCGGGAGGTTATCGAATGTGTAATAAGCGGAGGCTCAAACGCGGAGGTGGCCAGCCGTCTGTTTATCAGCGAGGTGACCGTAAAAAAGCATCTCAGGTCGATTTACGCCAAACTGGGGATCAGCACAAGAACGCAGCTTGTCAGTAAAATAATGGCCGAATCATAG
- a CDS encoding AAA family ATPase — translation MPFETNNLAKREKQYIVGRDRELQQFEQLLRQADLGINAQILHVYGTGGVGKSTVLRLCQDMAEEAGVCFLMLDSRDFVHTESGFCTALLKLLRSRVHNLGHPDAISDDVRKSCMTMIERLAEECRVVLALDTFEEMLDMEAWLRDRFIPGLPCGTVVLTAGRRPLKGAWIVSPAWRELIRQLPILHLNKDDCGKYAKLCGIQEEERIEYLWKRSKGHPLTLSMAVAAQLYESDAVVAPDTDWFEDMATLWLKEVPDDELRAVVEAASVLLRFNQELLSFVMEKEIPFQLFDQLKSLSFVRQSANGWQLHDLMSEFTSKQFRERQPDLYNRYKERSAYYYAKIIVASSGTKQAAWEIAQLFRYADIKVLKAIAGDIPGNSLYWEPVTESTLADAAAYLRWRENCEEGMSGSEIDPESGERFRIDYSAEVLRLSSGGIDVHELFRLAPESLKLLRGQDGRDHGLAVIVPIHSGTLSWLERDPISRPYFSSLIPEERSRLVTPRDRPAGWFMRTMDFTNVLDPASRTHGVHLIYSYMCMGGYSSVPLIRRKFPRRFTRSSVSGSSRKQRIPIMMGKPRPIRMRSIRERASFANFSRCCFGKRGLIGSGL, via the coding sequence ATGCCGTTTGAGACAAACAACCTTGCCAAGAGAGAAAAACAATATATCGTCGGTCGCGATCGGGAGCTGCAGCAGTTCGAACAATTGCTCCGGCAGGCCGACTTGGGAATAAATGCGCAAATCTTGCACGTTTACGGTACCGGCGGTGTGGGCAAAAGCACTGTGCTGCGTTTATGCCAGGACATGGCGGAGGAAGCCGGGGTTTGTTTCCTTATGCTGGATAGCCGGGATTTTGTACATACGGAAAGCGGCTTCTGCACGGCATTGCTCAAGTTATTGCGCAGCAGGGTACATAATCTCGGACACCCCGACGCGATATCGGATGATGTCCGTAAGAGCTGTATGACCATGATCGAACGGCTGGCGGAGGAATGCCGTGTGGTGCTGGCGTTAGACACGTTCGAGGAAATGCTTGACATGGAAGCCTGGCTTCGAGACCGGTTTATTCCTGGGCTCCCCTGCGGGACGGTTGTGCTCACGGCCGGGCGCCGGCCGCTCAAAGGAGCTTGGATCGTATCGCCGGCATGGCGGGAATTGATTCGCCAACTCCCGATTTTGCACCTGAACAAAGACGATTGCGGCAAATATGCCAAATTGTGCGGCATACAGGAAGAAGAGCGTATCGAATACTTGTGGAAGAGGTCGAAAGGACACCCGCTGACTCTGTCTATGGCTGTTGCCGCCCAATTGTATGAGAGTGACGCAGTCGTGGCGCCTGACACGGATTGGTTCGAGGATATGGCAACCTTATGGCTCAAGGAAGTCCCCGACGATGAACTCAGAGCCGTCGTGGAAGCGGCATCCGTACTGCTGCGGTTTAACCAGGAACTGCTGTCCTTTGTGATGGAAAAAGAGATACCGTTCCAGCTGTTCGACCAACTGAAGTCGCTTTCCTTTGTCCGGCAATCGGCGAACGGATGGCAGCTGCACGACCTGATGAGCGAGTTTACGAGCAAACAATTCCGGGAAAGACAGCCTGATCTCTACAACCGCTATAAGGAACGCAGCGCTTATTATTATGCGAAAATAATCGTTGCTTCCTCCGGAACGAAGCAAGCGGCCTGGGAAATCGCGCAGCTATTTCGGTACGCGGACATTAAGGTGCTTAAAGCCATTGCCGGCGATATTCCGGGCAACTCGCTTTATTGGGAGCCGGTCACGGAATCTACGTTAGCGGATGCCGCCGCTTATTTGAGATGGCGCGAAAATTGCGAAGAAGGAATGTCCGGAAGCGAAATCGATCCGGAGAGCGGGGAACGGTTTCGGATCGATTACTCCGCGGAGGTTCTTCGCCTCAGTTCGGGGGGGATCGATGTCCATGAGCTTTTTCGGCTTGCGCCGGAATCGCTCAAGCTGCTTCGGGGGCAGGACGGACGTGACCACGGACTGGCCGTCATTGTGCCTATTCACTCGGGGACGTTAAGCTGGCTGGAACGGGATCCAATCAGTCGGCCTTATTTCTCTTCGTTGATACCCGAGGAACGAAGCCGTTTAGTTACGCCTCGTGATCGGCCGGCCGGTTGGTTTATGAGGACGATGGATTTTACAAATGTGCTTGATCCGGCATCGCGAACGCATGGAGTGCATTTGATCTATTCCTACATGTGCATGGGGGGGTATTCGTCTGTTCCCCTTATCCGACGGAAATTTCCAAGAAGATTTACCCGGAGCTCGGTTTCCGGGTCGTCAAGGAAGCAGCGCATACCCATTATGATGGGAAAACCAAGACCTATACGTATGCGATCGATACGAGAGAGAGCAAGCTTTGCGAATTTTTCGAGATGCTGTTTCGGAAAGCGGGGCTTGATTGGCAGCGGGCTTTGA
- a CDS encoding stalk domain-containing protein: MIHLSKKIRAIAISSVLAGALAYASISFAFGETPPDGVTIKEFSLLDTASDVVGSADFTPEGSKDGHFRLLLNLAQKTVIKSVVLRSTNESGKDNSQGVWRTNRVTTGWLLGIVQEKTVTTDNGTSRITEIVNPGFRKDKNEPVGEFEGSLTFDLYASNNGTIKETQYYVLEIETPQGTVESKPIKYKQPMVADGASPSSPTPSPAPSPTPPAPTPVPSPSPSTTPSTPTPAPTPVPSPSPAPTPSSEEGPAVHVVFKGHEIAFDDAAPVIQEGSTLVPFRKLFETLGFTVKWQETGSTRQAIGTKGSLTIQLTIDSNTAKVNGNDVALSVPARIINGHTMVPLRFVAENSGYQVAYNNVGGVATIKIEEAGIGTGSGSGTGPEPTPQPTPTPIPDASSETAEPYVVKGYVRDMLGHPLPDVVVYANNNLTYDSNVSGVTDESGHYVIELPRIATSWTMTADITRKFNGKTFKFHPEDDSDTPFAGSRGAVRNFTWTNFNGQVYIYPYYSFDDSLPEFRITDLELTLTPIGPLLDGNPGKTITKHAGPIDGGLGIDEIPIGKYKATARWLPPGHDPIPMEIRLNYVGTYADSAEFEFREPRSTSTSNYLSELEVRMPEKK; the protein is encoded by the coding sequence ATGATTCATTTATCGAAAAAAATTCGCGCCATCGCCATAAGCTCGGTTCTGGCAGGCGCGCTTGCTTATGCAAGCATCTCATTCGCATTCGGCGAAACTCCGCCGGACGGCGTGACCATCAAGGAATTCAGTTTGCTGGATACGGCATCCGACGTAGTCGGTTCGGCGGACTTCACGCCGGAGGGCAGCAAGGACGGCCATTTCAGGCTGCTGCTTAACCTCGCGCAAAAGACGGTCATTAAGTCAGTCGTACTGCGATCGACAAACGAAAGCGGAAAAGACAATTCCCAGGGCGTATGGAGAACGAACCGCGTCACCACCGGGTGGCTGCTTGGCATTGTGCAGGAAAAAACCGTCACCACGGACAACGGCACGTCACGCATAACTGAAATCGTCAATCCGGGATTTCGAAAAGATAAAAATGAGCCTGTAGGCGAATTCGAAGGGTCGCTTACGTTCGATTTGTACGCCAGCAACAACGGCACGATCAAAGAAACACAGTATTATGTGCTTGAGATCGAAACGCCGCAAGGCACGGTCGAGTCCAAACCGATCAAATATAAGCAGCCGATGGTGGCGGATGGAGCGTCCCCGTCGTCGCCGACGCCTTCTCCCGCTCCAAGTCCGACGCCGCCTGCACCGACACCCGTACCTTCGCCTTCGCCGAGTACGACGCCATCTACACCGACACCTGCACCGACACCCGTACCTTCGCCAAGTCCGGCTCCAACTCCATCTTCCGAAGAAGGACCGGCTGTCCATGTCGTTTTTAAAGGCCATGAGATTGCGTTTGACGATGCGGCGCCTGTCATCCAAGAAGGCTCGACGCTCGTCCCGTTCCGCAAACTTTTCGAAACTTTGGGCTTTACCGTGAAATGGCAGGAGACGGGATCGACCCGGCAGGCGATCGGAACGAAGGGTAGTCTTACTATCCAGTTAACGATCGACAGCAATACGGCCAAAGTAAACGGAAACGATGTCGCTTTAAGCGTGCCCGCCCGGATTATCAACGGTCACACCATGGTTCCGCTGCGCTTTGTAGCGGAGAACAGCGGATATCAAGTTGCTTACAACAATGTCGGCGGGGTGGCAACCATCAAGATTGAAGAAGCCGGAATCGGCACGGGTTCGGGATCCGGCACAGGTCCGGAGCCGACACCGCAGCCTACTCCGACACCGATACCGGATGCTTCATCCGAAACAGCCGAGCCCTATGTTGTCAAAGGTTATGTTCGCGACATGTTGGGACATCCGCTGCCTGATGTCGTCGTATACGCGAACAACAATTTGACTTACGACAGCAACGTCAGCGGGGTTACCGATGAGAGCGGCCACTATGTCATTGAGCTGCCGCGGATCGCTACATCCTGGACGATGACCGCCGATATCACCCGGAAATTTAACGGAAAGACGTTCAAATTCCACCCTGAAGACGACTCGGATACGCCGTTTGCAGGAAGCCGGGGAGCCGTTCGCAATTTTACCTGGACGAATTTTAACGGGCAGGTTTATATTTATCCTTATTATTCGTTCGACGATTCCTTACCTGAATTTCGTATTACCGATCTGGAATTGACGCTGACACCGATCGGTCCGCTGCTCGACGGCAACCCGGGGAAAACGATAACGAAACACGCGGGGCCGATTGACGGCGGCCTTGGCATTGATGAAATTCCGATCGGCAAGTACAAAGCGACCGCCCGATGGCTGCCGCCCGGACACGACCCGATTCCTATGGAAATAAGGTTAAATTACGTCGGAACCTACGCAGACTCGGCCGAATTCGAATTCCGGGAACCCAGAAGCACATCAACTTCCAATTATTTGAGCGAGCTGGAAGTCAGAATGCCGGAGAAGAAGTGA
- a CDS encoding SRPBCC family protein: MMKSGLNNEDRSTIASVEGRELVVTRVFNAPRELVFKTWTDPEHLPHWWGPKGFTITTHEIDVRPGGVWRYIMHGPDGVDYDNKIVYTEVASPERLVYAHGGGDDDQEEPFHVTVTFAGQDGRTELTMRMVFKSAEELEKVVKEHGAIEGAKSTLDRLEEQLQKQLNR; encoded by the coding sequence ATGATGAAATCAGGATTAAACAATGAAGACAGGAGCACCATTGCATCTGTGGAGGGCAGAGAACTTGTCGTCACCCGCGTTTTTAACGCTCCGCGGGAGCTCGTGTTCAAAACGTGGACCGATCCCGAGCATTTGCCGCATTGGTGGGGACCGAAAGGCTTTACGATCACGACACACGAAATCGATGTGAGACCGGGTGGCGTATGGAGGTATATTATGCACGGTCCGGACGGCGTCGATTACGACAACAAGATCGTCTATACCGAAGTGGCAAGCCCCGAACGGCTCGTTTACGCCCATGGCGGAGGCGACGACGATCAGGAGGAGCCTTTTCATGTGACGGTGACATTTGCCGGGCAGGACGGCAGGACGGAACTCACGATGCGGATGGTGTTCAAATCGGCCGAGGAGCTGGAGAAGGTTGTGAAGGAGCACGGCGCCATCGAAGGGGCGAAATCGACGCTCGACCGTCTCGAAGAGCAGCTGCAGAAGCAATTGAACCGATAG